The Lysinibacillus irui sequence AAGGTAGAAAAAATCGATATTTAAAGTTTTTTAGCAAAATAAAACAATAAATAGAGTTTGAGCCCATCCTCTCTATAAATTAGATAGGATGGGCTTATTGTTTGTTCCTGTTAGAAAGAAGGACAAAGAAAAATACCTTTGCAGTATGATTGATTGGTGTGGAGCCTGCGTCACTCCTAGGGGATTAGCGTCACAGATAAGACCCTGGAGCGAACGAAGTGAGTGAAGCGGCTTATCGGACGCCCCCTGGAAAGGACGCCGGCGGAACGGAAATCAACCCCTCGCCTTGCCACTTTGAACAAGAAGCCTTCTTGTTCTCTCAAATTACATACTTCAATTTTCTTTGTTTCAATTATTGTTGTTTCATCCATTGGCAAAGAGCGCGGACGGTTTCTCGATTTTTAGCAGGTGGGTATTGATGGGCATAGTTAGGGTCATACCATGTTTCGTATGTTTTATTAGCCTCGTCTAAGAAAAAGGCCAATTGTCTAGCATGTTCGATATCAACATTTTCATCCCGATAGCCATGGATAATTAATACTGGAGCTGTTATTTGCTCAACTTCGAAAAGCGGTGTTCGTGCATCATAAGCTTCAGGTACACGATTCGGTGTTCCTCCAATCACCCGTTTCATCATTCTTCGCATATCTGTTCGCTCCCAATAAGTAGCTGTTGCATCAGAAACACCTGCCCATGTGACGACAGAGGTGATATCCTTTCTTAAAATAGCTGTCCAAAGAGCCATAATTCCCCCACGGGAAAAACCAAAAACATGTATATTATCATTGCAAAATTGTTTGAGAACATCTACAGCATAGACTGCATCGTAACGGTCTGCACCTGCAAATTCGTCACGACCTTCTCCACCACGATTTCCACGATAGTATGGAGCAAACACAATAAAGCCCTGAGCTGCAAATTGAGCAATACGTGATGGTCTTACCATTCCAATGCTTTGCATGCCCCCTCTTAAATATAAAAAGCCATCATATGTACCTTCTGCCTTTGGCTCTGCTAATAATCCTTTTATACGTAAACCCTGTGATAAATAAGTTATTTCAGTTAACCGTATGGCTGGATTTGGTGAAGGATAGGCTCGCTTTTCTACAATTTCACCATTGTTTGTCACGATGTTTCAACTCCTCCAGCATTTTTCTCATGCCCTCATCCTTCATATGAAAGCTTAAGTTAGGATGATGGATGAATTCTTCATCTGTTAACCAAAGCATGCCCGATGTTTCTAGATCAAATTCAATATGCTCTTGACCTGCAAATTGTGCAGTAAAAACTGTTTTACAAAATTTCACTTCATCGTGAACCGCATATTCTGCGAACCATTGCAGATTTTTCACATGGACACCCGTCTCCTCAAAAACTTCCCGAATAGCTGCCTCCTCTAAGGTTTCGCCCTCCTCTAATTTGCCCCCTGGCACCTCTACACCACGTCGTTTATGGATGGTACATAGCCATTTATTTTCATGCTTTAAAAAAACAAGGACATGCTTGGGCTCTACTTCAAATTCCCCTCTTGAAAAACTTAAATCGACTTGTAGGCCATGTAAATCTGTAAATGTTAGCATAGTTTCACCCTCACGTTCTTTCTTGATGAAAACAGAAGCAACAATCACTCATTGCTCCTATTTTATGGACAGAATCTCTCGTTGATTCCTTTTTATAATGGACACTAGATGTTAATTATTATCATCCTCTAGCTTATCTATGTTAACTATAGTGTAATCCAACAAAGACAAGCAACTCTAAATTACAGCAAGCAAAAAAGCGTGCTTCATACGAAGACACGCTTTCGCTTAGATTACTTGCTTCCCATCAAAATAAACAACAGGACTTTTTACAACACAATCAATATGAACATCTGCCGCATTTGCCCCACCAAATGGCACATTACTGCCAAATGCAATATGGATTGTTCCATACACCTTTTCATCCTCTAATACATTACCACATAGGATTGCACTTTTATTGGCTCCGATGCCAAACTCTGCGATTACTCTACCATTACCTTCGCCCAGTAGTTGCAGTAATTGTGGACCATCTGGGCCAATTGCCTCTTCTAAACGTCCATTCTTGATTTTTAATAATAATGGCTCCTTTAGAACACCAATATTAGCAATTGAACCATCCACTAAAATTTCGCCATTTGCAGATGTTTCGATTGGGGCAATATAGGATTCTCCTGAAGGGATATTCCCGTGCTCCCCTGCTTGACGAATGATACCTGTAGAGGGAATTCCTACACGTTTTTCTACACTGAAGGTCAACTCATGTCCACCTTTAACAATTCGAATATCGTTTGCCGCATCGAGTAGTTGGACATATTTTCCCACCAACTCTTCTATTTCCTGTGCATTTGCATGAAGTGCACCTTGCTCAAGCATCTCCAATGTAACACCTGGCATTGTCGCTACGCGTCCACCATGCTCACAGGCATTTTTACGTGCCGCTGTATGAGTTAAGGAATGTGAGGTAATACAAAGCGTAACATCAGCATTAGCCATAAGTGTCGATACTGCAATGATTGGCTCCTGACCAGATTTTTCTAGTAACGGCATGACCATAAACATTGTCTTAGCTGTAATCGTCAGCCCAGCTTCATAAAAAATTTTCGCAATGTCTTGCTTGTGAATATCCGTCAAAATCAATAATGTTTCTGATGATTGAACATTTAAATTACCTTTTAAGATAGTAAGTGCAATGTCATGTAAATGTTGCATAATAGGACTCCTTAATTAAAATTCAAATGATATCTCCGAATAATTCCTTCTATTTCATTTCTGGCCTCTGTTAAAGGGCCTAACACCTCTGGAACACGTTCCTCGGTAAAACGATAGATGGGTCCCGAAACAGTAATCGAGGCGACAACCTGTTCTTCACTATTGAATATTGGCATAGCGAGCGCCAAGACGTCGACAGAGTATTCACTATTACTTAGTGCATAACCACATGCACGTATTTTTTCAAGCTCTGCCCGTATTTCATTGGCATCTGTCATTGTATTATTTGTATAGGCTTTTAAGGGTTCGTCAATAACCTTTGCAATTTGCTCTTCATTTAGGAATGCAAGCATAGAGCGATAGGAGGCCCCTACGTAAAGCGGCGACCTACTCCCTCTTGAAACAGTAAATTTCACCTTATTTACAGGTTCTGCTTTTAGTA is a genomic window containing:
- a CDS encoding alpha/beta hydrolase family protein; this encodes MTNNGEIVEKRAYPSPNPAIRLTEITYLSQGLRIKGLLAEPKAEGTYDGFLYLRGGMQSIGMVRPSRIAQFAAQGFIVFAPYYRGNRGGEGRDEFAGADRYDAVYAVDVLKQFCNDNIHVFGFSRGGIMALWTAILRKDITSVVTWAGVSDATATYWERTDMRRMMKRVIGGTPNRVPEAYDARTPLFEVEQITAPVLIIHGYRDENVDIEHARQLAFFLDEANKTYETWYDPNYAHQYPPAKNRETVRALCQWMKQQ
- a CDS encoding NUDIX domain-containing protein yields the protein MLTFTDLHGLQVDLSFSRGEFEVEPKHVLVFLKHENKWLCTIHKRRGVEVPGGKLEEGETLEEAAIREVFEETGVHVKNLQWFAEYAVHDEVKFCKTVFTAQFAGQEHIEFDLETSGMLWLTDEEFIHHPNLSFHMKDEGMRKMLEELKHRDKQW
- a CDS encoding aminopeptidase; protein product: MQHLHDIALTILKGNLNVQSSETLLILTDIHKQDIAKIFYEAGLTITAKTMFMVMPLLEKSGQEPIIAVSTLMANADVTLCITSHSLTHTAARKNACEHGGRVATMPGVTLEMLEQGALHANAQEIEELVGKYVQLLDAANDIRIVKGGHELTFSVEKRVGIPSTGIIRQAGEHGNIPSGESYIAPIETSANGEILVDGSIANIGVLKEPLLLKIKNGRLEEAIGPDGPQLLQLLGEGNGRVIAEFGIGANKSAILCGNVLEDEKVYGTIHIAFGSNVPFGGANAADVHIDCVVKSPVVYFDGKQVI
- a CDS encoding IclR family transcriptional regulator, with translation MLKTLNLSIAVLKMFTKEKPTWGGRELAMAMNMNHTNLYRILETFENNGFITKDPVTKKYSLGIALWEIGMNMYDSLNIDQLCMPVLDQLKDVTGETAIFTVLNGLEALTLLKAEPVNKVKFTVSRGSRSPLYVGASYRSMLAFLNEEQIAKVIDEPLKAYTNNTMTDANEIRAELEKIRACGYALSNSEYSVDVLALAMPIFNSEEQVVASITVSGPIYRFTEERVPEVLGPLTEARNEIEGIIRRYHLNFN